A region of Chloracidobacterium sp. DNA encodes the following proteins:
- a CDS encoding DEAD/DEAH box helicase, with protein MRPNRGSNRRRNSPSPSKQRQNGERRYKRPLAEKSSAARIVKPQTPTQIKAVERLLSGIGVPEQQPFKPDAFQIEALSAIEHQDVLVTAPTGSGKTWIAREEIRRLLADGKRAWYTTPLKALTNSKYAEFSIAFGAENVGILTGDRKENSDAPLIVGTTEIYRNQLFDALRDGNEVGTDLVILDEAHYLSDEERGHVWEEAIILSPPRIRLLLLSATVGRADEFAAWIGEVRGGKVRVIKTGPRPVELRAAYLSSDLQLFPLLGEDSQYNRVLDQFSRQRSNDFRRRRR; from the coding sequence ATGCGTCCCAATCGAGGCTCAAATCGCCGTCGTAATTCTCCTTCGCCGTCAAAACAGCGTCAAAATGGAGAACGAAGATATAAACGCCCTCTTGCAGAGAAAAGTTCCGCTGCACGCATCGTAAAACCGCAAACTCCAACTCAAATAAAAGCAGTCGAACGCCTGTTGTCAGGTATCGGCGTGCCTGAGCAGCAGCCTTTCAAGCCTGACGCTTTTCAGATCGAGGCCTTAAGTGCGATCGAACATCAAGATGTCCTTGTAACGGCACCAACCGGCAGCGGCAAGACCTGGATCGCTCGAGAAGAGATTCGCCGATTGCTTGCCGACGGTAAACGGGCCTGGTACACAACGCCGCTCAAGGCACTTACAAATTCAAAATACGCTGAATTTTCAATTGCCTTTGGAGCGGAGAACGTCGGTATTTTGACAGGTGACCGAAAAGAAAATTCGGATGCTCCGCTGATCGTCGGTACGACTGAGATATATCGAAACCAGCTTTTTGACGCTCTTCGCGATGGCAATGAGGTTGGCACTGATCTGGTCATTCTCGACGAGGCACATTACCTGTCGGACGAGGAACGCGGACACGTTTGGGAAGAAGCGATCATACTCTCGCCGCCGCGTATTAGGCTGTTGCTGCTCTCGGCGACAGTCGGAAGGGCAGATGAATTTGCAGCGTGGATAGGTGAAGTTCGAGGCGGGAAAGTCCGTGTAATAAAAACTGGCCCGAGGCCCGTCGAACTGCGTGCCGCATATCTTTCCAGTGATCTTCAGCTATTTCCGCTTCTAGGCGAAGACAGTCAATACAACCGCGTCCTCGATCAATTCTCAAGGCAGCGATCTAACGATTTTCGCCGCCGCAGGCGCTAA